Within Halarchaeum grantii, the genomic segment GGCGCGACGCCCGAGGAGGCGCGCGCCGCCCTCGAAGGCGCGGACGGCGACCTCGCGACCGCCATCGACGTACTGGAGTGAGCGCGATACTCCTCGTCCGGGACGGCCGCGAGTTCCTCGTCCACCCCGGCGAGGAACTCCACACCGACCTCGGCGTCGTCGAGGTGCCCGCCGACCCCGAACCCGGCGAGACCGTCGAGTCGCATCTCGGCGAGGCGTTCACGGTGCGGACGCTTCGCGGGCCCGACCTCTTCGACCACCTCGAGCGCACGGGCGCGCCGATGATTCCGAAGGACATCGGGGTCGTGATCGGCCACACGGGCGCCGCGACGGCCGACCGCGTCCTCGACGCGGGCACGGGCACGGGCGTCCTCGCCGCCTACCTCGGGCGCCTCGGCGCCGACGTCCTCACGTTCGAGTCCCGCGCGGAGTTCGCCGAGGTCGCGCGCGAGAACATGGCGCTCGCGGATGTCGACGACACGGTCGAGGTCCGCGCGGGCGACATCACCGAGGAACTCGACGGACTGGGCGCGTTCGACCTCGTGACGCTCGACACGCCGGACGCGCCGGAGGTCGTCGCGCGCATCGACGAGCACCTCGTCCCCGGCGGCTACGTCGCCGTCTACTCGCCGTTCGTGGAGAACGCACGCGCGAGCCACGAGGCCGCCGCGGACGCCGGCCTGCTCGACGTCGAGACGGTGGAGACCATCCAGCGGCGGATGGACTTCGACGAGCGCGGGTCGCGCCCCACGACGAAGGGCGTCGGGCACACGGGCTACTTGACGTTCGCGCGGCAGGCCTGACGCGGGCGCTCGCGTCGTGTATTCTACGCGCCGAGTCGGTCGCGTAGTTCGAGCGCGGCGACGGACGCGGCGGCGGGCGGGAAGACGACCGTCCAGAGCGCCGTCTGCCAGACGCCGACGACGGCGAGCGCGAGCGCGCAGGCGAGCGCGAGCGCGCGACGGTCGAGGGCGACGCCGAGCGCGCCACCCCACGTGACGAGCGAGAGCGACGCGGTGAACAGCGCCGTGCTCCCCGGCAGCGAGGCGTCCGGGGGGAGCCAGAGCCAGACGGCGGTCGCCGTGAGCGCGCCGAGGAGGGCGAGCGCGCTCGCGGCGTCGAATCGGAGCGAGTCGGACATACGAACGCCTCCCGGTCGAGCGACTAACGCGTGTCGGTGTGCAACGCCGAAGAGCGCACGGCGGGCCTAGTTGTCGTCCTCGCGCCAGCGGTTCTCACACTCGGTGCAGATGAAGAAGCGCGTCTCGGACTCGTCCGCGCTCCGGATCTGCTGCATGTAGTAGTAGGCGCGGTCGTTCCCACACTCGGGGCAGTACGTCTTCGTGGAGGGGAGGCCGCGGTCCTCGGCGTCGGAGACGTCGACGATTTCCGTCTCCTCTTGGCCCTCGGTGACGGTGTACTGGGCGGCGTCGCCCTTGGGCTGTTCGTGCCCGCAGGAGGTGCAGACCCAGAAGTCGTCCTCGGCTCGCATCATCGAGCCGCAGTCGTCGCAGAATTCCATTGCTATCCCCCTCGACATCCTCCCCACCCTTAAGCGCGGCTCTTCGCTCTCAGTCGCCCTCGCCCTCGGACTGACCGGGTTCGCCGACGGCGTCGACCGGGAGGTTGTTCCGAATCGACGCCGCGAGCGACGCCGGGTCGTCGAACACCTCCTCCTCGATGCGCGCGATGACGTCGCTCGCGGCTTCCTCCCCGTCCGCGTAGACGAGCACGACCCCCTCCACTTCCTCGACGGCGTTCTCCTTCGTGATTGGGTACGGAAGCCCGTCGAACGCCTCCTCGAGGTCCTTGAGTTTCACCCGCTCAGTCATGCGAAGGGATACCGACGCACGGGCCTTAACTGTTGGCGGCCGGTCCGGCCGCGCTCCGACGCGGCCACTCACTCGAAGGCGGGGTCGCGTTCCTCGAGGAACGCCGCCATCCCCTCGCGCTGGTCGTGCGTGCCGAACAGCGACGCCCACGTCCGGCGCTCGAAGTCGAGGCCGGCGGCGAGGTCCGTCTCGTGGGACTGCGTGATGGCTTCCTTCGCGGCGGCGAGCGCGAAGCGCGGGCGCGCGGCGAGGTCGGACGCGAGCTCCGCGACGTGGCCGTCGAGTTCGTCGTTCGCGACGACGTCGCCGACGAGACCGAGTTCGTGGGCGTCCTGCGCGTCGACGCGGTCGCCGAAGTAGACGAGGCGACGCGCCGTCTCGTCGCCGACGAGTCGCGGGAGGCGCTGCGTGCCGCCCCACCCCGGGACGATACCGAGGTCGGTCTCGGTCTGCCCGAGGACGGCGCGCTCGGAGGCGACGCGGAGGTCGCACGCGAGCGCGAGTTCGAGGCCGCCGCCGAGCGCGTAGCCGTTGATGGCGGCGATGGCGGGCGCCGGGAACGTCTCGATTGCGCGGGTGACGTCGTGGCCCAGACTCGCGTACGCGTGGGCTTCGGGCGTCGAGAAGTCGGCCATCTCCGCGATGTCCGCGCCGGCGGCGAACGCCGTGTCGCCCGCGCCGGTGAGCACGAGAACGCGCGCCTCGCGTTCCTCGGCCTCGTCGAAGGCGTCGAGGAGCGCGTCGAGCGCGGCGCTGTTCAGCGCGTTCAGGCTCTCCGGGCGGTCGATCGTGACCGTGGCGACGCCGTCGGTGACGTCGAGGGCGACGGGTTCGTCCATGCGTAGCGGAAGGCGGACGACCCCCATAACGATGGGGGCAAGCGCGTCGCGAGGGGAAACGGCGAAATAGGGCCGCCGAATACCCGAGGGCATGACGCTCTCGGAGGAGGCGAAAGAACGCCTCGCGGACATCGTCGAACTCCAGCCGACGAAGAACTCCGCCCTGCAGGACCGCTGGGAGATGGAGTCGGGGAGCGACGTCCATCAGTACCTCGAGTCCGAGCTGAAGGAGTACTACTACCGCGACGACGACAGCCTCATTCGCGCGACCGCCGAGGCGCGCGCCATCGTCACCGGCGAGGAGCCCGAGGGCCCCACCGAGGTCTACATGTCCGACCTCGAGCAGAAGGTGTTCGCGGTCGCCCCCGGCCCCGACGCGGAGTCCGAGAGCGTGGTGAGCGTCCTCCACCGACTCCGCGAGGAGTACGGGGACGACCTGCGCGACGAGGACGGCGAGGAGCCCTCCGCGAAGGACGTCCGGCGGGCGCTCCAGACGCTCAAGCGGAAGGGCGTCGTCGAACTCGTCTACCGGACGGTGCCGACGTTCCGCCTCGCCGTCGAGCGCGACAGCGTCGCGATCGCCGAGGACTGAACCGGGCGCTCAGGGGCGACGCGCCGGATACGTCGTCGGTGCCTCGGCGTCCATCGAGACGTCGCGCTGCTCGAAGTCGAACGCCGTCGCGAAGCGCTCGCGGAGTTCGAGCGCGCGCTCCTCCTCACGGCCCCGCGCTCGCACCTCGCGCTCCTCGAGCGCCGCGATGACGACGCGCGCCTCCGCTCGGGTGAGCGAGACCGTGAGGCGGTCGTCGCTCGCCTCGGAGAAGGCCGCTTCGAGGTCCGCAATCGTCTCCCGTTCGACGTCCGGCGCCTTCGCCTCGTGGCGGTCCAGTGACTCGCGGGCGATCTCCGCTTCGTGACCAGTGAGTTCGATCTCGCGGCTCTCTGATTCCTCCATGGCCCGGCGGAACGTCGAACGCGGTCGATAAACAGGTATCGGCCGCGCGCGCCGCTCAGTCCCCCGCGTCCGTGCGCCGACGTCGCCGGCGCTCGGCGAGGAGGCGCTGAACCGCCTGCCCCGGGCCGCCCTCGATGGGCCACCCGC encodes:
- a CDS encoding enoyl-CoA hydratase/isomerase family protein; its protein translation is MDEPVALDVTDGVATVTIDRPESLNALNSAALDALLDAFDEAEEREARVLVLTGAGDTAFAAGADIAEMADFSTPEAHAYASLGHDVTRAIETFPAPAIAAINGYALGGGLELALACDLRVASERAVLGQTETDLGIVPGWGGTQRLPRLVGDETARRLVYFGDRVDAQDAHELGLVGDVVANDELDGHVAELASDLAARPRFALAAAKEAITQSHETDLAAGLDFERRTWASLFGTHDQREGMAAFLEERDPAFE
- a CDS encoding DUF5789 family protein, with product MTERVKLKDLEEAFDGLPYPITKENAVEEVEGVVLVYADGEEAASDVIARIEEEVFDDPASLAASIRNNLPVDAVGEPGQSEGEGD
- a CDS encoding transcription factor S produces the protein MEFCDDCGSMMRAEDDFWVCTSCGHEQPKGDAAQYTVTEGQEETEIVDVSDAEDRGLPSTKTYCPECGNDRAYYYMQQIRSADESETRFFICTECENRWREDDN
- a CDS encoding tRNA (adenine-N1)-methyltransferase; this encodes MSAILLVRDGREFLVHPGEELHTDLGVVEVPADPEPGETVESHLGEAFTVRTLRGPDLFDHLERTGAPMIPKDIGVVIGHTGAATADRVLDAGTGTGVLAAYLGRLGADVLTFESRAEFAEVARENMALADVDDTVEVRAGDITEELDGLGAFDLVTLDTPDAPEVVARIDEHLVPGGYVAVYSPFVENARASHEAAADAGLLDVETVETIQRRMDFDERGSRPTTKGVGHTGYLTFARQA
- a CDS encoding DUF5797 family protein, whose product is MTLSEEAKERLADIVELQPTKNSALQDRWEMESGSDVHQYLESELKEYYYRDDDSLIRATAEARAIVTGEEPEGPTEVYMSDLEQKVFAVAPGPDAESESVVSVLHRLREEYGDDLRDEDGEEPSAKDVRRALQTLKRKGVVELVYRTVPTFRLAVERDSVAIAED